The following is a genomic window from Rutidosis leptorrhynchoides isolate AG116_Rl617_1_P2 chromosome 8, CSIRO_AGI_Rlap_v1, whole genome shotgun sequence.
TAATTATTAAGTTTGAGCAAATCCACAAGAATGAAAAGGATCATCAAATATAACATAGACTTAATCATGACCTGAAAAATTGGTACGTCTTTCTTTGACCAAACATTGACAATAGAATTTCTCATAGCCGCTATGTGTTAAATAGCTCGAGGCACTAAAACCCATATGAAGTTCTGGATCAACAATGTTGGCCATTTGGCCAACCCAACCACTGACCGCTTCCCTACAACTCAGTTTGCCACTTTTATCACAGAGATAACAAAACGGATCAAAACCCAAAAGCACACAACTCACATAATGTTCTATTTCTTGAAAATGTGACTTTAACAAAGGGGACACACCCATATTGACACCTGATAAAATCCAAAAAAGCTCTCTTGTTGTATACTTTTAACAAAGTTAAAAAGCTAACAAATTGTTACCACATAGACCTATAATATTAAAAAACAAAGAGCTAGGACATATACCTTTGGAGCAAAGTTAAGGCCCAAATTTAATGAAGAAACATCCTTATTTTAAACAAAACGATTATTTAAATCATTGATACAATGTGTATAATTCGACTAAATAATATAATTTAGCCCTTTCTCTCGTAAATCCATACTCCTCATCATCCAACTGGTCGCTAGCGTTGATTTTCAATTTACTttacaaacatttataaaacatatttACGTAAATTGACATATGCTATTTCATATAAGTAAAACAATACAAATTAATGAGGATGTAGCCGATTGCAAAGTAATACAAATATTTTAGAAAGGGCCTGTACAAATTATACCTTGATATGAATTCATTGACACGAGATATGGTGACTTGCGAATTTACTCTTGGTTTTTACAGATTAGATGTATGGTAACCTGCAAACTTTATTAACCTGCAAATTGAAACCAACAGTAACAAAAGAATATAAGGATTTATCAGAACTATTCTACTAAAGTGAAAATATAGTTTGTCAAAGAAAACATGTGATGAAAACTAACTAAAAATCATAGTCAGCACAAACACATATAAAGATTGTAGATAGTGTATTGACATTAATAGTttctgacccatttgaccattcccAACGACCCTTCTGACCCATTTAAATATAAAGCCTTAAAATATTTAATTGAAATGTGTGTAATAGAATGTACAGAAGTAATTGAACTATAAGAATATTATATAACTCGTAAGAAAATATTTACTTTTGTTATTATAGTGTTAAAAAGACCCCAAGGGTTGCAATTTGGGCGAACTAAgaaatgtaataaaaataatagagatACTACATAATATGTTTATTTGTAAGTCGTCAGAATCGTGTGTTACGGTCATACCTACAAAGTAGAACCAATAAAAAGAGGAAGAAGTAACAAAATTAAGCCCCGCAAGAAGCGACCATAAGCATCAAGCCCtgtatttttgaaaaaaaaaaaaatacatgagATAACTCCAACATGATtcaaacattcatatctagcaatTTCTGCAGTATTTATGTGAGCATTTATCATTTCCCAACCACTTgtctaatataaatataaattagttAGAACACACCAAATTCAACACACTTTAAAATTGACCTGAAGCAAATGAAGTCTCTCTAGCTTTATCATGTGGCCTAGTATAAAGTTTGGCCGCATGTTAACTTCCATTTATTTAAGTGATCAATCCTTCAACCAGGTACGCCTTGATCTATTGATGTTGCATTAAATTCATATAAAGTGCAAAAAAAACACCCTACACCATAGTAGCAAAAATAATAACAAAAGTTAAAGGTTAAAATCATATTCTTTTAGAAAGAAAAATTGTACTCTATGCAAGAAAAATAATtagaaaagtacctcaaatttatTAGCCGGTCAATTTTAAAATATATGTAGAGAAAATGAGGGGAAAAAAACGTGATTTAATTCCACATTGCCATCAATGAAGTATTTATACACAAGATAACACAAATCATCGTTATCCAGAAGCCTCATTATCATCTTTAGCGTCATAGGACTATAAAAACGTTATTACGAAGGCTGTACTTATACACAAGATAACACCTATCAACAACATTTATTGATTAATCAAATATGAAAACCCTAAATCTTCATCACAGGCAAATATGAAAAATCTAAATCTTGAGTAATCAAATACGAATATATGAAACCCTAGAGTTTGAAATCAAAATCATCATGTAACAAACAAAACACACGAATATCCAAGAACTTGATTGATTACTTCATAcaagaaaattttaaaaaaaacactTACAAATGAAGAACGCTTGGATTCCAAATCATACTTGAAAATACGATACCAGATACTTCAATTGTTGTTCGACTAAAAAATAAGGAAAATTACCAACAGAGTACAATTCAATCATAAACTCAATacataccaaaccctaatttgatgtCGTTGATGGTTATTTACGTACCATCATGAAACTAATCGATCGTAAAAATTGATTTGATTTCATCATGGTTTGTTCACGATCACGTGTAAACCCTAAGTTCATCATGCTTTGCAAATCAATTCAcaagatttttttttatagaatCAATGGATCACCTTTTTTTGATAAATGGAGCGAATGGCCAGTACCCCATTTTTTCACAGAGTCAGGGATCAGGGATAATTTGGAGGTTATTTTTGACAATAAACAATTGAAATGTAGGAGGGAGACAAACGTTGAGTTATCATCTTAATACATGGCTAATATTGAAAGTTAAGATTTAATCTAATGGTCATTTTTATTTCATTTCAAATTTTTGAATAGTGATTAGAAAAAAGTgactttattattatatataatatagaatatagattattattattacaaatataaatcaCTAATTTTTTTTTGaacgtcacttttattaaaacaacaTCACGGTTACAATTTTTTGAAAGTACAGATTAAACACAATAACAACGAAAGCTAAACAACGATAATAAACAACGATAATACAACAAAACATTTAGAAATCATTGAAATCAGGAGAATCAGACGAATAGAATTGGCCATCCGTGTCGTACTGTGGCCCGGAGGGCACTTATTCCTCTTCATCAGACACAATGTTTTCGCTCTCATCCCGGAACTCGATATACAACTTGATGATTTCGTTGCTGGTCACTGCTCGACCCACAAGCATGGTCCAATATTCTTCATCTTTAAGAAGACTGGCTGGATCATTGGGTTCCTTGAAGAACCACACTTGTGAGAATGCAAGAGGTATGTCCTCTTTGAGAAAATCAAGTAGTTCAGACAACGGGTAATTTCGGACATTCAGGCAATACTCCTTCTGTTCAGAATTGACGGTGGAGTAATTCTTGACCTCGCGGTCAAATTCCCCACCATAGTTAACTTGCAGCATAACATTCATCTGAGACATTTTGAACTTATAAATTTTAGAAGTAGTAGAGAGATAAGTGTTTGAGGTGTGGTTTGTTAACAATTGAGGGGTTGTATTTATAGGGGATTGAAGCACTTGTTTGAACGAATCCAATGGTCATGAATTAAAATCATATGTTGAATACAACTTTAATAAAGGTAATAGTGGAAACAGCTTTATACAGAGCATCTCTTCTCAACACAACTTTATGCAGAGCATCTCTGCTCAACACAACTTTATGTAGAGCATCTTTGCTCAACACAACTTTATGTAGAGTATCTCTGCTCATCACAACTTTATTACACGAATCCAAAGTTGAAATTCAAAATACAACAAAGACACAATTTATTAAAATACAACAATTTATTAAAATACAATAATGAAATTAAAAATACAACAAACACACAAATTAACCATTCATAGTTCTAAAGTTTGGAGGAACGTTTCTATCTCGTATTTCTTGTTCTCGTACATCACGACTTGTAGATCGATTCCTTACATAGTTAGGATTTGCTTCATCAGTGGCAAGTAATTCTTCCTCAAGCCAGGTAATGTTAAACCCGTTATCCTCGACTATCATATTGTGAAATAGCACACAAAAATACAATATTCGTCTTAACTTGTTCACATTATGTGGTCCTCCAGCCATTTGTAGAATATGGAATCTACCTTGAAGAACACCGAATGTTCTCTCCACATCCTTACGTGCACTTTCTTGAAATTGTTTGAATTTTGCACGTGGCTCATCGGTTGGTGTCGAATACGCCTTGATTAATGTTGCCCAATCTGGGTAAATTCCATCAGCTAAATAATAACCATTCAAGTAATCATGACCATTAACAGTAATGGAGCAAATGGTGCATTTCCATTTTTGATGTcattgaaaaatgaagattgattcaaAACATTCACATCGTTGTTTGCACCCGCAGCACCGAAGAATGCATGCCAAATCCACGTATCATATGAAGCAACGGCTTCAAGAACAATGGTTGGGTGTTTTTGATGACCACTCGTATATTGCCCTTTCCAAGCAACTGGACAATTTTTCCACTTCCAATGCATGCAGTTAATGCTTCCAAGCATTCCCTTGAAACCGTGCTTTTCTTCATGAGCGCAATTCAAGCGAGCTATATCACTACTAGTTGGTTTCCTCAAATATCCGTCAACATAAAGTTCCAGAACACACTTATAAAACATATTTAGACATATTATTGATGTGGCTTCCGACATTTGTAAATATTCATCAAACATGTATGCTGCTGTACCATACGCCAATTGACGCAACGCAGATGTAATATTTTGCTCAGTAGTAAAACCTAGTCTACCAAGCGCATCTCTTTTTTGTATAAAATACTCGAAATGACTAGGTAAAGGTTCTACATCATAACTAAGTATGTCATTTTGGATGCGTAAAAATAAATCTCTACTCATTCTAAAACGTCTTCTAAACCAACGATCAAGATAAGTTGGATGCTCTGAAAAATAATGTTTGTGTAAATTTTTACCTGCTTCTTCACGATCT
Proteins encoded in this region:
- the LOC139863864 gene encoding uncharacterized protein, coding for MRRDREEAGKNLHKHYFSEHPTYLDRWFRRRFRMSRDLFLRIQNDILSYDVEPLPSHFEYFIQKRDALGRLGFTTEQNITSALRQLAYGTAAYMFDEYLQMSEATSIICLNMFYKCVLELYVDGYLRKPTSSDIARLNCAHEEKHGFKGMLGSINCMHWKWKNCPVAWKGQYTSGHQKHPTIVLEAVASYDTWIWHAFFGAAADGIYPDWATLIKAYSTPTDEPRAKFKQFQESARKDVERTFGVLQGRFHILQMAGGPHNVNKLRRILYFCVLFHNMIVEDNGFNITWLEEELLATDEANPNYVRNRSTSRDVREQEIRDRNVPPNFRTMNVVMSRDTLHKVVLSKDALHKVVLSRDALHKVVLRRDALYKAVSTITFIKVVFNI